One Spinacia oleracea cultivar Varoflay chromosome 4, BTI_SOV_V1, whole genome shotgun sequence DNA segment encodes these proteins:
- the LOC130471676 gene encoding uncharacterized protein, with translation MYEGMSSELPKVGWCKFVWNRLTVPKHRFILWLASHDRLKTRTRLHKMGIGCDQLCPVCGNNDETVKHLFCDCTFSASCAASLLHWLGLHCTKSDMGQIMIWIRRSCKGDFRRKVAYTTMASLVYHIWRAKNTAVWDMTVPTFQTTVQRVQSDVKCRVQNLISKSVKQSDRDWFSSL, from the coding sequence ATGTATGAAGGTATGTCCAGTGAGCTCCCTAAGGTGGGATGGTGTAAATTTGTGTGGAATAGACTAACTGTTCCTAAACACAGATTCATTCTGTGGCTTGCAAGCCATGACAGACTCAAAACAAGAACAAGGCTTCACAAAATGGGCATTGGGTGTGATCAGCTTTGCCCTGTTTGTGGCAACAATGATGAAACTGTAAAACATCTCTTTTGTGATTGCACTTTTAGTGCTAGCTGTGCTGCTTCCCTGTTGCATTGGTTGGGGTTGCATTGTACCAAATCTGACATGGGACAGATTATGATCTGGATAAGAAGATCCTGCAAAGGGGACTTCAGAAGGAAGGTGGCCTATACCACTATGGCTTCTTTGGTCTATCACATTTGGAGAGCCAAGAATACAGCTGTTTGGGATATGACAGTGCCTACTTTTCAGACCACAGTGCAAAGAGTTCAGTCTGATGTGAAATGTAGAGTTCAGAACCTAATAAGTAAGAGTGTAAAGCAATCAGATAGGGATTGGTTTTCTTCCTTGTAA